The following DNA comes from Syngnathoides biaculeatus isolate LvHL_M chromosome 18, ASM1980259v1, whole genome shotgun sequence.
GCTCACCACAGCATTTACAATCTCAGAACACTGTAATCTTTAATATGTTGGTACTGAGATAAGAGTGTGTGTTCACAGGTAAACgttttattctaaaaaaaatgcttattgtgACCCTCTACttaatggtgattttttttcacgtttatgTAAATGACTGAATATTAATTGCTTATAATTCTAACTTCAAGATTGGGTCTACTACAATAACATACATGACATATTTGGACTGCATGTACACATTAATCCAATAGTTTGTCAAACTAAAGTGGTCTGGTCTCCAATCTCTTTCCATGAAGGAAATTTACATTTAATCCTAAAGAGGGAATTGACAATCCACTGATGGTCATCACAGAAGGTATCTGCTTCAGAGCTTCTAATCATCCACCATAGAACACACCATTAAAGCCCcgttcaatggtatttcctctcCTCCAGAGTCGACACCAAGACCACATCTCTGTGTTCTTAAAAAGGAGAAAGGGGAGACCTATGGATTTCACCTGAGAGTAGAATGGGTGAAACAAGGTCACATTATCAGAAATGTGGTGTCTGGAGGGGTTGCAGGGCGTTGTGGACTTGAAGATGGAGACAGGCTTCTCGAGGTCAACAACGTCTATGTAGTGGATGCTTCTCACCAGGAGGTAAACCAGTTGTGTCTTACATTTATTCTGTCTCTTATTTATGTGTTTATATTTATACCTGAGAGAAGGCTTTTGTGAATGCCGTGGTTATTTCCCATGCTGAAATAATAATCCTTTTGCATCAGGTGGCCAGGAGAATAAAGCAAAGTGGACAGCACCTATGCTTATTGGTTCTTGATGGGGAGGCATTTGACAAAGCAGTCGCCAAGAAGCAGGACCTTCGGGATCTTGTCAAAGCATATAAGAGCGAAAACTTGAAACCACCAAGACTATGTCACATTACCAGAGATCCTATCTTGGGTCTGGGTATTAACTTCACACCTATTGGAGGTAACGCCATTCTTGGCATTCAGATGGCCAGTGTGGGAGTAAAGAGTGTGcaggattactttttttttttccaaatttgtccATTTACTATTTAGCTGAAAAGGGTTGCTTCGCTGTCAACCTGGTACAAGGAGGAGCAGCTGAAAAGGCCGGTGTACGTAAAGGGGATCGGCTGGTGTGGATGAATGGAGCCGTGGTTTCCGATCTCACACACTCTGCACTCAGCAGGATGGTATGAGCCACTTGAttaatacataaaatcaaattaTAGACATATTTGGATAATGACAATATTTACGAGTATTTCCTCCCTGTATATGTTTTGCCAGGCCTTCAGGGCAGCCACCTATCCTTGCTGATTGTTTGTGGGATTTACTGCCTTCCCCTTTGTCTTTAGTAAGTGAAagtcatttgtgttttgttgagATCATGtcttttgacttggccattgaGGAAGGAAATCTCACTGTCATTTTGGTTTTGTAGCATTTTTCTGAACATGAGCCatatgtagacttttttttttttacatattaccGCAGTCACAACATTAGTGGGTCCGTGCCATGGGTAGCCATACTGTATGTGCTAATGCTCGAACAGCAAGACCTTTGACACATGTCGTGTGCTGTGGATGATTTCATTCTCCACTTGACCTTGGttccatctgattcagaatgTAATTCCAAACCACTggagacttttattttttcaaagtttgGATTTCCCATTTTTGAACGTTACGAGTGGTATGAAGCTGGTTGAAAACCCTCAGTAATAACATTTATTAAGGCCTCTCTAGATTTTCTGTTAATTAGTAGAGCTTCTCCAGTGCATTCTTAATTTCTTGATACAATGAATTTTTCTTCAAGAATCACTcatcaaaaaaacaattttgttagCATCCATTTTAGTTGCTCTCTGTCGTGGGTAAGAGGAGGAATTTGAAGTGTTCAATGGTCAAAATCACTCACTTGAtctcaacccaatagaacatgCTTGTTAAATACTGAAGACAAAAGTGGATGCAGCAATCCAAGGAAGCTGCAGTGAGGGTCTGGTAAAAAATCTGCAGGAGCAAAATGTGAATTTGGTGATGTCTAATATCTTGAGATGTCTGGTAGCCATTGAGTGCAAATTCTCTTCATAGAAGAATAAACTTAATTTGCCTTATCCAAATACTCTTGACTCCCTTCAATTTGcataaaatggcaaacaaacCAAATCTAACCACTAAAATTAAAGGTCAAAGTCCACACTACAATTACatcttggttttattttgaaaacattttgatggCATGTGAAGtaaaatcacaacaaatgtTATTCTTCAAATACTTTTGGACTTAACTATACGAACAAGATGTCGTTTTACAATGATTCAACTTAATATATAACTTTGCTGTAGATGAAAAAATGCTGCAAATACATCACCATCCTGGTGATTGACAGCGAGAGTGAGAAGAAATACACTCAACTAAGGATGCCTATACTCCCTACTATGGCAGTCCCACAAAACCTGCCCTATAGATCAAGAAAAATAGATCTGGATTTGGCACCCGAGGGCTATGGTTTCCACCTTTGCTTTGAGAAGGCACCATCAGGACGTACAGGTCAGGGTTCAAAATGTGCGCTCAACATAGGTATTACATTTTGGTCTTTAATGGTGAAGTCGTATGCTACAGCTCATGTGCTGCGGAACGTGGACACTGGCAGTCCTGCAGAGAGGGCTGGGGTGCGGGATGGCGATGTCCTGCTGGAGGTCAATGGAGAGTCTGTGGAGTTGCTGGACCATGATGAGATTGTGAGAAGAGTGAGAGAGAATGACCAACATGTCTCACTTACCACAATTATTCCACAGGGCCACGAGTTTTACACACAGGTTGGTGTCAGTTTGCATTCTGCTTCAATGTTTGAATCACGGCTGGTAATCGCAGTAAAACTCCATAAGGTTTTTggtccaatgttttttttcagttaggTCTGTCACCTCTCCTCTTCTGTGAGGATGATGCCGTTAAGATGGAAAGCTGCGAACGAATCTGTGCAACACAACATTGTCGACAAAATGATAGTGTATGTTCATCCAAGTCCAGACtgtgttttcttcaaaaaggcCCCTTGGGGTTCGGCTTCAACCTTGGCTGTATGCCACAGTGTCCTGGAACCTTCATCAGTGAAGTAGGGTAAAAATATTACCTTTCAATTAGACTCCACATGAGGATAACATGATTCTCTTGTTCAGGTAGCCCCAGGAAGTCCGGGGAAGAACGCAGGACTAACAATGGGTGATATAGTGATCGAAGTTAATGGGCAAAATGTGGAGGATAAATCCCTGGAAGATGTGATAATGCTTATAAAGGAAGGTGGACCATGTCTTTCCTTACTTGTTAAGGATAAGGAGGACTACGACAACTTGAGAAAGACTGACTTACTTGATATCAGCAACAATGAGgtgacaaaatatttcagaTACGTAGAAATTATAAAAATTCTTACTCACTGGTTAGCTACAAAATCTGTTGCATTGACGTCACATTTGCTTATTCTCAATAGGGTGAAGAAACAGAGGTTTCACGCTTGTGAAATGACTCAaattgccatggcaacactCCATGCTGTACTCCTGATGGCACTTCAAACTGTACCTTCACTCCACAATTTCAATGGTGTTAAAATGACCAGGATCATCCAATTGAAGGGTTGCCATCCAATGCacataaaatacagaaaacattcaaatattttgtcaattgTACCATGTTAGTGATTTAAACTGGATTTAATTCTGTTTGGATTAAAGTACCATCAACTTTCGAACTTGTGTTCATCATCTACAGAGTTAATAGAATAAGTATATCCATAAATACCACTGTACATACACTTCACAAGACAtcaatatcaaaagtaaaagaaagaaatgtctgATTATCTGTACAACTGCAattaaaaatggatttatgAAATCAACCTCGAGTATGTAGAAATTTAACTTTGAAATGATCTTTCAAGATAACAATATAATGTAATTAGACATGCAACTCGAAGCCTTTGCCTTTATTTGCAAAGGGCCAAGCGTCATCTATTGTTAGGCAGGACGTTGGCAGGCCAAATAGAGAATAAGCACTTTATGCCCTGGAGAAAATAACATCCTCGCCAATTGACAACCTCGAGTGAATTTTCCCCATAAGTACTATTTGAGCAGTTGTGGGATGTGTACTTAAGTAGATTTTTCACGTTtctgtacttgtgtacttattttcttctgacaactttttcattttaatctcttatttgaaaagtcattttcatttcatactttgcaacctttttttttttttttcaacctctgGAGGTAAGggcaccaaaaagaaaaaatacatagtTTTCTTATGATGTCACACACCTTTTGGACATCGACACAAGACTCCACGTTGGCGGTCGGCAGATTATTTTTTGCCAGTATTTAATGGGATGTTTTAAAGATACATTTGATAATCATTAACAAAGTTAATTACTGTGTGCAGTATAGCTACACCAGTACAGGTGTGAGGGACAAAATCttattttactatttatcagcACTAATTTTGAGTCAGGGTGAGAAGACTGCACATTTGTCTAGGAATAACAAGAGAATGTGGTTTTCCCAAATCTCAAACAGGCTACATAACTATCTTACATCAGTTTTTGTTCTGAATAATggtaatgttacatgttttgccAATCTGAAACGGCAGTTGGCAGAGTGGTACCATGCAGTAGTTTCACATCCAGCTAGTTCCATGATCAACAGATCAATAAAATATTGCTATAATAGGGGAATAACTACGCATAACCTGTCTCACCTGTCAGTGTGCAAAAGTAAATACTTTATTTGCAAAGCAACAAAGGATCAAATGAACAGTTTATGTAACAAAGACTATTAGTATTTGAGGACACTAAACAGTTTCTTAGGGACAGGGTTTAGCCCCCTCTGGGTAATATGAATGTCTTGGTTGTATGTTGAAGcccaataaatgaaaattagcAATTGCTTCCCAGCTTCTGCATCCTCATGATACTAACAGGTAAGCATGTATAGGACGTACAATTAATCTGATTTCATTAAATGATGGCTTTGAAAGGGATagaacctttttctttttggatttcaATGACTAAGTAATTTCCCGGAAAAACATCATTCTCATAAGATtacaacatttgtttttttgtttctccccTCCCATATTTTGTGCATTACAGAAGAGGACTGACACAAACATGTTTGTCAAACAGTGAATGAAACTACCGGTTTGCACAggattaaatgattttttttcctccttcacgAAGTCACCTGATTAAGATATTCAATGGTATGCAGTCTGGTGTGTGGTGCTGTCATGGTCTTCAGCACACATAGCCACAAAAATGACTAATGTATATGATCTGCAAACTGCATTAGCATGCAACCAGTGGCTGATTAAAAAGCATGACTGAAAATTGATTCCTGCCTTGCTcgatgacaattaaaaaaacactttatgaTTCGTCCCACTTTGGGACAGTAATTCCACTGTCATAAAAGTACATATCACTGCTAGGTTAGATAATGCATTTTAGTCAACTTTATGGCCCCAATTAAATTCATTCACCTAGCACACACACAGCTACCAAAATGATCATGTATTGTTTTTCTGACAAGGAAGTAACACCCAATTATTTAAATACCATGAAACATGAATAATAATGCTACTGGATTTAAATCTGTAAATCGGCTCACTTTGTAGATTCTGGATGACAGGATATTTGTTGGCGTGACTGCAGCACTGTTGATTGAAGTCATCCATGTCCCCGGACATGACAAAGGCTCCTCCTAGAGCACACCTGAAAGGAAAATCCAGATTAGAAAATATTGTAGTCATCCATTATAACAGAAGCTCCTAATCGTCATATATTACCTCATAATGGCCCAAGAGCCCTTCGAGTACATCAGTGGCCTGCAGTGGAGATGGTTGGTCAGTCACATCCGATGTTATCACATTGAAGATGTCAACATCTCTGATAAACACAAAGGCGTTACTGCTTTGAAAGATAGAAAGGGAAAcctgtgaaaataattttaaaatgtctttactCTGCAATGTACGTGACCTCATAGCTTTGAGTTGTGATTGATGGCTGATCAGAGACGCTACCAGTGAGCAGTACTTTTTCAGATCCAGTTTGAAAGTTTGGAAAGTTTTAATTCCTACACAACAGCAAGTCTGTTTGTGGCTCtttaataaatttaaaagacaatttaaatgACAGAAAGCTCTTGAATTCTTCAACCTTTTTTGgagtttaaaattgtttttttttttttagtcttggcATTGTCATGCTCTCGGCTTTCCTCGCTCTTGGCTTggtctgtacagtattttaaatacaggtagTCTTGAGCATAATACGAGCACACCAGTACTTCTTCCACTTAACTTTACTCAACAGGTTTATTCTGGACTTATCAGACCTTTATCGTAAATTCATGATCAAATGCACccagatatattttttaaggcTACTAGTTTGACAAAGGCTCCTCCTAGAGCACACCTGGATGGAAAATCCAAATTAGAAAATATTGTCGTCAGCCACATTATAACAGAAGCTCCTAATCCTCATATATTACCTCATAACAGGCCAACAACCCTTCCAGTAGATCAGTGGCCTGCAGTGGAAAGATGGTTAGTCAGGCACATCCGATATTATCACATTGAAGATGTCAACATCTGtgataaaaattttttttttacttgatggatgttgtgagggaggacatgaggacagtgggtgttaagagaggatgcacgagatagacttagatggaaaaagatgacacgctgtggcgacccctaacgggacaactcgaaaaaaaaaaagtttactctACTTTGGCAGTGAGGAAATACTCCAATTATAAATAGGCTGGTATTAAAAAACAGCATTGAGTTAGAATTTTTACCTTTGTCCCTCCTTTTAAATATTGACTGTGCTTAGCCAACTCCAAGATAGTTGTTAGAtgacatttaattttcttttggttGACGCAGGGCAATAATTTGAAAGTTCAGAATTGTTTAGTTGCCCATTTCAAGAAATTTGCCAAGTAAATAACTTGAAATATAGTAATCGATGGATTCTTTATGCACTCGGGTGGCTCTTTAAACAGTAGATATTTGCACAATTAAGTATAGATAATAACTTAATTGGGCAGGCAGTGTCCTGTGAATGTcacaatcaattaatcaatcaaccaataaatcaatcaaccaatcaatcaataagAAGCTATTGTTTTCccgtgccacttatcctcatgaggggcaCCACCATAAACCCGATACTAAAAACCTTGCATGAACAATCAATAAGGAACAAACTGCACCTTAATAGATGTTTTAGATTGGACACTGAATAAAAAGCGAGGGAGACACGTTGcaccagctggaaagcgttggcctcgcagttctgaccacccgggttcgatcccggtccgcctgtgtggagtttgcagattctccctgtgcctgcgggtttttttttcccccgggcactccggttaccacccacatcccaaaaacatgcacccgtcggtgtgattgcgagtgcggctgtttgtctctttgtgccctgcgattggctggcaacaggttcagggtgtaccccgcctcctgcccgttgacagctgggataggctccggcactccccgtgacccttgtgaggaaaagcggctcagaaaacggatggatgaattataaGATAACTGGAGCGTACAACGTGACAAGATGACGCCGCCTCTCTCTTTCGCTTGACTGCCCTTGGATCAAACACCAAAGCTTCCGTTCGTTGTTGTTCAAGTTTTGTGACGGTTGTAGTGACGAACGTATAAAATACCGACACATGCGCACCAAGGACGCTGTCGCCGACTGTCAGGAAGAGAAAACGCACGAACTGAGTTACGTGAGGGCAAATTGCAGCAATTCTTGTTTGTAAGTGcgctccgctcatatttattgcaCGTACATTATAATcccactccaaaaaaaacaacccccccccaaaaaaaaaaaacaaaaccctcgaTATATAACTTGGCATGGCTGTGATCCAATAATGAGAAGTTGTCTCAAATATGAAAGCAGCAATTGAAAGACAGTTACTGTTGTGGGTAAATATGCGTAGCTTCGTTGTTAACAGTACTTGCCCATGTTTTTATATACGCATACACTAGACAACTTTGGATACATTCATTTTTCTTGAATGGTCAGCGCAAAAGTGACTCACTGAACATAAAAGGGGAAAAAGTGATTTATGTACCATATAACGCCTCATTTTTCTTTAAAGTCACGCGCCAGCATAATTAAGTGCATCTATTCATAAAGCTATATTCATTTACATTCTTTGCCTCTGTCAATGGTTTTCCCTGTGTATGAATGGGGGCATACAACAAAACATACCTTCCTTGCAATGTAGTGTTTTACTTATTATACATAATAAAGTTTTCGGTCAGACTTAATTATACAATCGTATACAATTACACACTACATGTACACTATGATCAGATTGATAGGACGAACactattgtaaatatttattagCCGACAAGTCTCTTCAACCATTTCAGATGATACCAATATCGTCGGGCACCAGGTGGACGTACGCCTTCCTCTCGCCATACGGCCTGGTAGTATGTTGACTTTGGATATGTCGATGTCGTACAGTTTCCTCAGGGCACGTTTGATCTGGTTCTTGTTGGTTTTGAACACGTAGATGCTGTAGCTCTCCTTTCTTCCCCTCATTCTATTGCCCTTGCCGGGCTTGCTGGTGGTGTTGGGCTATACTTTTGCTGGCGACCCCAATCAGTCCCCCCTTCCCGTTAACTTTGGTTTCATCACGAGAACATTTCAACTAGCACCCCCCAACCCCTGTCATTGATTGGATCACATCTGATTCTTAAGGGAGCCCACGTACCACTGGTGGTAGAGAACCATATTTTGAGATTATTACCTGTAAAGTTATTGTTAAttgtgctttgctttgtttaggGAAGGTGCTTGAATAacagtttttgttcttttcaggtGCAAATATGCAAATCTTTGTAAAGACCATTACTGGAAAGACAATTCCTCTCAAGGTTGAGGTCACTGACACCATTACAAATTTGAAGAACAAAATCCAGGACAGGGAAGGTGTACCCCCACATGTGCAAAATCTGATGTTTGCTGGCAAACAACTGGACGATGGCCACACACTCTTTGACTATGACATTCAGGAGGAGTCCACCCTCCAAAATGTTCTGTTCCTGCGAGGTGGCATGCAGGTTTTTGTGAAGACCCTGACTGGTAAAACTGTAGCTATTGAAGTTAAGGCTAGTGATACTGTAGAAAATGTGAAAGTCAAAATCCAGGAGAAGGAAGGTATTCCCAATGATCAGCAGAGGCTTGTTTTTGCTGGCAAACAGCTGGTAGATGGCCACACCATCTCTGACTACAACATTCAGACAGAGTCTACCCTCCATCTTGTCCTCCGGCTTCAAGGTGGGAtgcagatctttgtgaagacccTCACTGGCAAGACCATTACCCTTGAGGTTGAGGGCAGTGATACTGTTGAGGATATCAAAGCCAAAATCCAGGACAAGGAAGGCATTCCCCCTGATCAGCAGAGGCTCATCTTTGCTGGAAAACAGCTTGAAGATGGCCGCACTCTCTCTGATTATAGCATTCAGAAAGAGTCTACTCTCCATCTTGTTCTACGTCTGCGAGGTGGAATGCAAATCTTTGTGAAGACCCTGACTGGCAAGACAATCACTCTTGAGGTTGAGGGCAGTGACGCTGTTGAGAATCTGAAGGCCAAAATCCAAGACAAGGAAGGCATTCCTCCTGATCAACAGAGGTTAATCTTCGCTGGCAAACAATTGGAAGATGGCCGCACCCTCTCTGACTACAACATCCAGAAGGAGTCCACCCTGCACCTTGTCCTGCGTCTCAGAGGAGGCATCCAGGTCTTTGTGAAGACCCTGACTGGCAAGACCATCACTCTTGAGGTTGAGGGCAGTGACACAGTTGAGAATGTGAAGGCCAAAATCCAAGACAAGGAAGGCATTCCTCCTGATCAACAGAGGTTGATCTTCGCTGGCAAACAATTGGAAGATGGCCGCACTCTTTCTGATTATAGCATTCAGAAAGAGTCTACTCTCCATCTTGTCCTACGTCTGCGAGGTGGA
Coding sequences within:
- the nherf4b gene encoding NHERF family PDZ scaffold protein 4b isoform X1 — protein: MTSSTGLVEMEFGTKKFTFNPKEGIDNPLMVITEESTPRPHLCVLKKEKGETYGFHLRVEWVKQGHIIRNVVSGGVAGRCGLEDGDRLLEVNNVYVVDASHQEVARRIKQSGQHLCLLVLDGEAFDKAVAKKQDLRDLVKAYKSENLKPPRLCHITRDPILGLGINFTPIGAEKGCFAVNLVQGGAAEKAGVRKGDRLVWMNGAVVSDLTHSALSRMMKKCCKYITILVIDSESEKKYTQLRMPILPTMAVPQNLPYRSRKIDLDLAPEGYGFHLCFEKAPSGRTAHVLRNVDTGSPAERAGVRDGDVLLEVNGESVELLDHDEIVRRVRENDQHVSLTTIIPQGHEFYTQLGLSPLLFCEDDAVKMESCERICATQHCRQNDSVCSSKSRLCFLQKGPLGFGFNLGCMPQCPGTFISEVAPGSPGKNAGLTMGDIVIEVNGQNVEDKSLEDVIMLIKEGGPCLSLLVKDKEDYDNLRKTDLLDISNNEGEETEVSRL
- the nherf4b gene encoding NHERF family PDZ scaffold protein 4b isoform X2, which translates into the protein MEFGTKKFTFNPKEGIDNPLMVITEESTPRPHLCVLKKEKGETYGFHLRVEWVKQGHIIRNVVSGGVAGRCGLEDGDRLLEVNNVYVVDASHQEVARRIKQSGQHLCLLVLDGEAFDKAVAKKQDLRDLVKAYKSENLKPPRLCHITRDPILGLGINFTPIGAEKGCFAVNLVQGGAAEKAGVRKGDRLVWMNGAVVSDLTHSALSRMMKKCCKYITILVIDSESEKKYTQLRMPILPTMAVPQNLPYRSRKIDLDLAPEGYGFHLCFEKAPSGRTAHVLRNVDTGSPAERAGVRDGDVLLEVNGESVELLDHDEIVRRVRENDQHVSLTTIIPQGHEFYTQLGLSPLLFCEDDAVKMESCERICATQHCRQNDSVCSSKSRLCFLQKGPLGFGFNLGCMPQCPGTFISEVAPGSPGKNAGLTMGDIVIEVNGQNVEDKSLEDVIMLIKEGGPCLSLLVKDKEDYDNLRKTDLLDISNNEGEETEVSRL